A section of the Saccharopolyspora gregorii genome encodes:
- a CDS encoding PIN domain-containing protein, with amino-acid sequence MTAPAFLDACVLIPVNLTDVLLRPAGLHAFRPLWSAQVLDEVRRNLPRASATITPERATRRVAAMRTAFPQAEGTDYEWLMPVLTNAPEDRHVLAAAVHGGAEVIVTANLDDFRPRDLREHGVAATHPDAFLVDLLDEDPELISQCLRDAVLARRRPPDPIDSLPAQLGEVVPDFAEAARRSMR; translated from the coding sequence GTGACCGCGCCCGCCTTCCTCGACGCCTGCGTGCTCATCCCGGTCAACCTCACGGACGTGCTACTCCGGCCGGCCGGCCTGCACGCCTTCCGCCCGCTCTGGTCCGCGCAGGTTCTCGACGAAGTGCGTCGCAACCTCCCGCGAGCCAGCGCGACCATCACTCCGGAGAGAGCCACTAGGCGCGTCGCCGCGATGCGCACCGCCTTCCCGCAGGCCGAGGGCACCGACTACGAGTGGTTGATGCCCGTGCTCACCAACGCGCCTGAGGATCGACACGTGCTCGCCGCAGCGGTGCACGGCGGCGCTGAGGTCATCGTCACCGCGAACCTGGACGATTTCCGGCCCCGCGACCTGAGGGAACACGGCGTTGCGGCCACACATCCCGACGCGTTCCTGGTGGACCTGCTCGACGAAGATCCCGAGTTGATCTCGCAATGCCTGCGGGACGCCGTGCTCGCCAGGCGCAGGCCGCCGGACCCGATCGACTCGTTGCCGGCACAGCTCGGCGAAGTCGTCCCCGATTTCGCCGAAGCCGCCCGGCGCTCGATGCGGTAG
- a CDS encoding helix-turn-helix domain-containing protein, with protein sequence MTASLERRTVLPPDESAHAALRELAASFNTDRVQQAKLIGPDGDVLEMPAEVHAVLREVVTAMSRGLAVSVAPLHAVLTTQQAADLLNISRPTLVRLLESGRIPFEQRSSHRRVRLADVLSYERESRQERQAVLDEMTRETAADGSADDDMGFMHTR encoded by the coding sequence ATGACCGCCTCGCTCGAACGGCGAACGGTGCTCCCTCCCGACGAATCGGCGCACGCGGCGCTTCGCGAGCTCGCCGCATCGTTCAACACGGACCGTGTTCAGCAGGCGAAGCTGATCGGCCCGGATGGAGACGTTCTGGAGATGCCCGCCGAGGTCCACGCCGTGCTCCGCGAAGTGGTCACGGCGATGTCCCGCGGCCTCGCCGTCAGCGTCGCACCTCTCCACGCGGTGCTGACCACTCAGCAAGCGGCCGACCTGCTGAACATTTCCCGACCTACGCTGGTCAGGCTGCTGGAGTCCGGCCGGATCCCCTTCGAGCAGCGCTCGAGCCACCGTCGCGTCCGCCTCGCCGACGTGCTGTCCTACGAACGCGAGTCCCGGCAAGAACGACAGGCGGTGCTGGACGAGATGACTCGGGAGACCGCAGCCGACGGCAGTGCCGACGACGACATGGGCTTCATGCACACTCGGTGA
- a CDS encoding helix-turn-helix domain-containing protein, with product MSTSPTALKRWIAGELARLRERKGASRAEAAKAIRGSIQNIGHFEVGRRMPKPLELETLLRFYGVPDRIDFFLSLRDRSRKSTDWWVRFDSEEALPDYLKLFLGIEIMADKIESWDTHVVPGLFQTRAYADAIMQGGAPKLRKKDRERRVELRMGRQQEVLGNGRTPVVHAVLSEACLRHVNGGRAVHVEQLAALLEWIDEPNVEIQVLPFEAGLLTGVDGAFMLLTYPREFDHELGTAYVENRIEVLYYEEPGAVAPFRTAFDQLKVQALKPSDSRDLIKRVLEEHA from the coding sequence GTGAGCACGAGTCCGACGGCGCTGAAGCGCTGGATCGCCGGGGAGCTGGCACGGCTCCGGGAGCGCAAGGGGGCCTCCAGGGCCGAAGCGGCCAAGGCGATCCGCGGCAGCATCCAGAACATCGGCCACTTCGAAGTCGGCCGCCGCATGCCGAAACCCCTGGAACTCGAAACCCTGCTCCGGTTCTACGGGGTGCCGGACCGGATCGACTTCTTCCTCTCGCTGCGGGACCGCAGCCGCAAGAGCACCGACTGGTGGGTCCGGTTCGATTCGGAGGAAGCGCTGCCCGACTACCTCAAGCTGTTCCTCGGCATCGAGATCATGGCGGACAAGATCGAGAGCTGGGACACGCACGTGGTGCCGGGCTTGTTCCAGACCAGGGCGTACGCGGACGCGATCATGCAGGGCGGTGCGCCGAAGCTGCGCAAGAAGGACCGGGAACGCCGCGTCGAGCTCCGGATGGGCCGGCAGCAGGAAGTGCTCGGTAACGGGAGGACGCCCGTGGTGCACGCCGTCCTCAGCGAGGCGTGCCTCCGGCACGTCAACGGCGGCCGCGCGGTGCACGTCGAGCAGCTGGCCGCACTGCTGGAGTGGATCGACGAACCGAACGTGGAGATCCAGGTGCTGCCCTTCGAAGCCGGCCTGCTCACCGGCGTTGACGGCGCGTTCATGCTCCTGACCTATCCACGGGAGTTCGACCACGAGCTCGGGACCGCGTACGTGGAGAACCGCATCGAAGTGCTCTATTACGAGGAACCGGGGGCCGTCGCGCCGTTCCGGACGGCTTTCGACCAGCTGAAGGTGCAGGCGCTGAAGCCATCGGATTCCCGGGACCTGATCAAACGAGTGCTGGAGGAACACGCATGA
- a CDS encoding DUF397 domain-containing protein: MTGRVTDWRKSTRSHAANGCVEVGSAADRVGVRDSKLGAGSPVLVFTAAEWASFTAGARRGAFDR, from the coding sequence ATGACCGGCCGCGTCACCGACTGGCGGAAGTCCACCCGCAGCCATGCCGCGAACGGGTGCGTCGAAGTCGGTTCCGCCGCGGATCGGGTCGGTGTCCGGGACTCCAAGCTCGGCGCCGGGAGCCCGGTGCTGGTGTTCACGGCCGCGGAGTGGGCGTCGTTCACCGCGGGCGCCCGCCGCGGCGCCTTCGACCGCTGA
- a CDS encoding SDR family oxidoreductase, which produces MPQPLAGRSALVTGASRGIGAAIARRLAADGAAVALTHSDSAAAAEQVAAEIAVSGGRALVLRSDAGDPEQVRAAVVATVAEFGGLDILVNNAGTVESGHLDELPLADFDRALAVNVRGPFVAIQEASKHLPEGGRIINIGTSLADHLPFQDKIAYITSKTALAGLTRSAARDLGPRGITVNDVQPGAVDTAMNPAAGPRAEGLRSATPLGRYGTPEEIASLVAHLASPDAAFVTGATLNADGGFAT; this is translated from the coding sequence ATGCCGCAACCGCTCGCCGGACGATCCGCACTGGTGACAGGTGCCTCCCGCGGCATCGGTGCCGCCATCGCCCGCCGCCTCGCCGCCGACGGCGCGGCCGTCGCGCTCACCCATTCCGACTCGGCGGCGGCCGCGGAGCAGGTGGCCGCCGAGATCGCGGTCTCCGGCGGGCGCGCGCTGGTGCTGCGCTCCGACGCCGGTGACCCCGAGCAGGTCCGGGCCGCCGTGGTCGCCACCGTCGCCGAGTTCGGCGGGCTGGACATCCTGGTCAACAACGCCGGAACGGTCGAGTCCGGGCACCTGGACGAGCTGCCGCTGGCGGACTTCGACCGCGCGCTGGCGGTGAACGTGCGCGGCCCGTTCGTCGCCATCCAGGAGGCGTCTAAGCACCTGCCGGAGGGCGGGCGGATCATCAACATCGGCACCTCGCTGGCCGACCACCTGCCGTTCCAGGACAAGATCGCCTACATCACCAGCAAGACGGCCCTCGCCGGGCTCACCCGCAGCGCGGCCCGCGACCTAGGCCCGCGCGGCATCACCGTGAACGACGTGCAGCCCGGCGCCGTCGACACCGCGATGAACCCGGCCGCCGGGCCGCGCGCCGAGGGCCTGCGGTCCGCCACCCCGCTGGGCCGGTACGGCACCCCGGAGGAGATCGCCAGCCTCGTCGCCCACCTGGCGAGCCCGGACGCCGCGTTCGTCACCGGAGCCACCCTCAACGCGGACGGCGGCTTCGCCACTTGA
- a CDS encoding nitroreductase/quinone reductase family protein, giving the protein MEGNEITATVAARYNAPVIAEFRANAGVVGGAFAGAALLLLTSTGARTGRAHVTPLAYLEEDGRYLVFASKAGADVHPDWYFNLRANPDARIEVGPDVLDVRAREITGVLRDVKFAQLTALFPYFAGYQAKTERVFPVLSLAPR; this is encoded by the coding sequence GTGGAGGGGAACGAGATCACCGCGACCGTCGCGGCCCGGTACAACGCACCCGTGATCGCGGAGTTCCGCGCCAACGCGGGCGTGGTGGGCGGAGCCTTCGCCGGGGCCGCACTGCTGCTCCTGACCAGCACCGGCGCCCGCACCGGCCGCGCGCACGTCACCCCGTTGGCCTACCTGGAGGAGGACGGCCGGTACCTGGTGTTCGCCTCGAAAGCGGGGGCCGACGTGCACCCCGACTGGTACTTCAACCTGCGCGCGAACCCGGACGCCCGCATCGAGGTGGGCCCCGACGTGCTGGACGTCCGCGCCCGGGAGATCACCGGCGTGCTGCGGGACGTCAAGTTCGCGCAGCTGACGGCCCTGTTCCCCTACTTCGCCGGGTACCAGGCGAAGACGGAGCGCGTGTTCCCGGTCCTGTCGCTCGCCCCGCGCTGA
- a CDS encoding CocE/NonD family hydrolase: MTHEQNDRVPEGAAWTQHYFPSADDSGTELHADVLLPEGLAPGEQVPVILSAGPYFGHSGQLTDEGFEHTGPSGRFDEFIEGTNLFERGYAFVRVDTRGFGGSTGCLDYAGPGEQADVRAAIDWAANMPWSTGSVGMYGKSYDAITGLIGVGLDQDALKGVIAQEPIWDPYRNTHSNGVPRTTAVNVAGTYNGLAALPQLPDDDPHYRANSAYEQAHPECLIDNQAGYLNGNPDSEHWRARDLPELAKGTDTPLFLTQGLLEWNTEPEAVQEFLDDHEGPERGWIGPWDHVRGDERTADGRLAMGRDGWFAEAMSFYDEHLKGIAPPVRYPAFAVQDGSGAWRGQDSWPMPDRSARVELSGGSYVDDGGDDGPTGGIVERSEPVARDTRITGTPRISLETEGRGNVMVQLHDVAPDGTAVMFDEQVAVLRSGTTEFDLKSTDWTLPAGHSLAVEIGTVEPGGVQTPFRDWIDAPSRETVQVRGARLDLALDDPADDVAQPGARAPYLDTYLAMFTAPLPPADPTFTLP; encoded by the coding sequence GTGACCCACGAGCAGAACGACCGCGTCCCCGAAGGCGCGGCCTGGACGCAGCACTACTTCCCGTCCGCGGACGACTCCGGCACCGAGCTGCACGCCGACGTGCTGCTGCCGGAAGGGCTCGCGCCGGGCGAGCAGGTGCCGGTGATCCTCTCCGCCGGGCCGTACTTCGGGCACTCCGGGCAGCTCACCGACGAGGGCTTCGAGCACACCGGCCCCTCCGGCCGGTTCGACGAGTTCATCGAGGGCACGAACCTGTTCGAGCGCGGCTACGCGTTCGTGCGGGTCGACACCCGCGGGTTCGGCGGCTCGACCGGCTGCCTCGACTACGCGGGCCCCGGCGAGCAGGCGGACGTCCGGGCGGCCATCGACTGGGCGGCGAACATGCCGTGGTCCACCGGATCCGTCGGCATGTACGGCAAGTCCTACGACGCGATCACCGGCTTGATCGGCGTCGGCCTCGACCAGGACGCGCTGAAGGGCGTCATCGCGCAGGAACCGATCTGGGACCCGTACCGCAACACCCACTCCAACGGGGTGCCGCGGACGACGGCCGTCAACGTGGCCGGCACCTACAACGGGCTGGCGGCGCTGCCGCAGCTGCCCGACGACGACCCGCACTACCGGGCGAACTCCGCGTACGAGCAGGCGCACCCGGAGTGCCTCATCGACAACCAGGCCGGCTACCTGAACGGCAACCCGGATTCCGAGCACTGGCGGGCGCGGGACCTGCCGGAGCTCGCGAAGGGCACCGACACCCCGCTGTTCCTCACCCAGGGCCTGCTGGAGTGGAACACCGAACCGGAGGCGGTGCAGGAGTTCCTGGACGACCACGAGGGTCCGGAGCGCGGGTGGATCGGGCCGTGGGACCACGTCCGCGGCGACGAGCGGACCGCGGACGGGCGGCTCGCGATGGGCCGCGACGGCTGGTTCGCGGAGGCGATGTCCTTCTACGACGAGCACCTCAAGGGCATCGCACCGCCCGTCCGGTACCCGGCCTTCGCCGTGCAGGACGGCAGCGGGGCCTGGCGCGGGCAGGACAGCTGGCCGATGCCCGACCGCTCCGCGCGGGTCGAGCTCTCCGGCGGGTCCTACGTGGACGACGGCGGTGACGACGGGCCCACCGGCGGCATCGTCGAGCGCTCCGAGCCGGTCGCGCGGGACACCCGGATCACCGGGACGCCGCGCATCTCGCTGGAGACCGAGGGCCGCGGGAACGTGATGGTGCAGCTGCACGACGTCGCGCCGGACGGCACGGCGGTCATGTTCGACGAGCAGGTCGCGGTGCTGCGCTCCGGCACCACCGAGTTCGACCTCAAGTCGACCGACTGGACGCTGCCCGCCGGGCACTCGCTGGCCGTGGAGATCGGCACGGTCGAACCCGGCGGCGTCCAGACCCCGTTCCGCGACTGGATCGACGCGCCCTCGCGGGAGACCGTGCAGGTGCGCGGCGCCCGGCTCGACCTCGCGCTGGACGATCCGGCCGACGACGTGGCGCAGCCCGGCGCGCGGGCGCCGTACCTGGACACCTACCTCGCGATGTTCACCGCACCCCTGCCGCCGGCCGACCCGACGTTCACCCTGCCCTGA
- a CDS encoding nitroreductase family deazaflavin-dependent oxidoreductase, translated as MDGNAVTAEWAERFNSPVIEEFRANGGKVGGDFAGMPILLLHSTGARSGATRTNPMVYLEHAGGYLVFASKAGADTHPAWYHNLKANPDAEIEVGTERLRVRAAELTGAERAERFAEAVAAFPVMAEHQRGTGRVIPVVALSPVEG; from the coding sequence ATGGACGGAAACGCGGTCACGGCCGAGTGGGCCGAGCGGTTCAACTCCCCCGTCATCGAGGAGTTCCGCGCGAACGGCGGGAAGGTCGGCGGCGATTTCGCAGGCATGCCGATCCTGCTGCTGCACAGCACGGGTGCGCGCAGCGGCGCGACCCGCACCAATCCGATGGTGTACCTGGAGCACGCGGGCGGCTACCTCGTCTTCGCCTCCAAGGCCGGGGCGGACACCCACCCCGCCTGGTACCACAACCTGAAGGCGAACCCGGACGCCGAGATCGAGGTCGGCACCGAGCGGCTGCGGGTCCGGGCCGCGGAGCTCACCGGCGCCGAGCGGGCGGAGCGGTTCGCCGAGGCGGTCGCGGCGTTCCCGGTCATGGCCGAGCACCAGCGCGGGACCGGCCGGGTCATCCCGGTCGTGGCGCTGAGCCCCGTCGAGGGCTGA
- a CDS encoding alkene reductase, producing MSTAFDPLDLAGTRLRNRIAMAPMTRSRAAGTLPDETTTTYYRQRATAGLIITEGVHPSVLGQGYPNTAGLHSEAQVAAWREVTDAVHAEGGAIFAQLMHAGRISHPDVLPPGRLPVAPSAVRAAGQIFTATGMQDMVTPEELTEDGIAEVIAEFATAARNAVAAGFDGVELHGANGYLLHQFLAESTNLRTDGWGGSVEGRIRLVVEVARAVAAEIGGRRVGLRLSPGTGTNDTTEHSVDETYSALVDAINPLGLAYLHVLESEDRELTLRLRDRYDGAFLLNPHTPGRPTGPEDLALVADGTADALTFGSLFLANPDLPARLAAGGPFNTPDVATFYGGGEQGYTDYPALAA from the coding sequence ATGAGCACCGCATTCGATCCGCTGGACCTGGCCGGAACCCGCCTGCGCAACCGCATCGCGATGGCCCCCATGACGCGCAGCCGTGCCGCGGGGACCCTGCCCGACGAGACCACCACCACCTACTACCGGCAGCGCGCCACCGCCGGGCTGATCATCACCGAGGGCGTGCATCCCTCCGTGCTCGGCCAGGGCTACCCGAACACCGCCGGACTGCACAGCGAGGCGCAGGTCGCCGCGTGGCGGGAGGTCACCGACGCGGTGCACGCCGAGGGCGGTGCGATCTTCGCCCAGCTGATGCACGCCGGCCGCATCAGCCACCCCGACGTGCTGCCCCCGGGCAGGCTCCCGGTCGCACCGTCCGCGGTCCGCGCCGCCGGGCAGATCTTCACCGCCACCGGCATGCAGGACATGGTGACGCCGGAGGAGCTCACCGAGGACGGCATCGCCGAGGTCATCGCGGAGTTCGCCACCGCCGCCCGCAACGCGGTGGCGGCCGGGTTCGACGGCGTGGAGCTGCACGGCGCCAACGGCTACCTGCTGCACCAGTTCCTGGCCGAGAGCACGAACCTGCGCACCGACGGCTGGGGCGGCTCGGTCGAGGGCCGGATCCGGCTCGTCGTCGAGGTCGCCCGGGCCGTGGCGGCGGAGATCGGCGGCCGCCGCGTCGGGCTGCGGCTGTCCCCGGGTACCGGCACGAACGACACCACCGAGCACTCGGTGGACGAGACCTACTCGGCGCTGGTGGACGCGATCAACCCGCTCGGCCTCGCCTACCTGCACGTGCTGGAGAGCGAGGACCGGGAGCTGACGCTGCGGCTGCGGGACCGGTACGACGGCGCGTTCCTGCTCAACCCGCACACCCCGGGCCGCCCGACCGGCCCGGAGGACCTGGCGCTGGTGGCGGACGGGACGGCGGACGCGCTGACCTTCGGCTCGCTGTTCCTCGCGAACCCGGACCTGCCCGCGCGGCTGGCCGCGGGCGGACCGTTCAACACCCCGGACGTGGCGACCTTCTACGGCGGCGGCGAACAGGGCTACACCGATTACCCCGCGCTGGCGGCCTGA
- a CDS encoding MarR family winged helix-turn-helix transcriptional regulator produces MTDRSGDRKKGEPVDSHRAEPAAAPPCSDAGPLSYAIFRLARAHRMLAGQLLRRCGLHPGQEQLLMHLWDTGAQRQTDLITVLGSDSATMTRTVQRLERAGFVRRTRSEQDRRAVLVEPTAAGLALRDRVERMWEELERATCGELTGAEQHAALDVLERLERNVADVACPLAAEDQAIGT; encoded by the coding sequence TTGACTGACCGATCAGGTGACCGGAAGAAGGGGGAACCGGTGGACTCGCACCGCGCGGAACCCGCAGCAGCGCCGCCGTGCTCCGACGCGGGGCCGCTCAGCTACGCGATCTTCCGGCTCGCCCGGGCGCACCGGATGCTCGCCGGTCAGCTGCTGCGCCGCTGCGGGCTGCACCCCGGGCAGGAACAGCTGCTGATGCACCTGTGGGACACCGGCGCGCAGCGGCAGACCGACCTGATCACCGTGCTCGGCTCCGACTCCGCGACCATGACCCGCACCGTGCAGCGGCTGGAGCGCGCCGGGTTCGTGCGCCGCACCCGCAGCGAGCAGGACCGCCGCGCGGTGCTCGTCGAACCCACCGCCGCCGGGCTCGCGCTGCGCGACCGGGTGGAGCGGATGTGGGAGGAACTGGAACGCGCCACCTGCGGTGAACTCACCGGCGCCGAGCAGCACGCGGCCCTCGACGTCCTGGAACGGCTCGAACGCAACGTCGCCGACGTCGCCTGCCCCCTCGCCGCCGAAGACCAAGCCATCGGCACCTGA
- the cobM gene encoding precorrin-4 C(11)-methyltransferase, whose product MTVHFIGAGPGAADLITVRGRDVLAASPVCLYAGSLVPVELLEHCPDGARLVDTANLDLDAILAELVAAHEAGLDVARLHSGDPSVFSAVAEQMRRLDAAGVPYDVVPGVPAFAAAAAALQRELTVPGVGQTVVLTRTSAQATPMPAGEDLATLGLSRATMVLHLAVNRIEELVEQLVPNYGADCPVAVVAAASRADEVVLRGTLGDIAAAVRAAGITRTAVVVVGEVLTASSFPDSHLYSTTRCRS is encoded by the coding sequence ATGACGGTGCACTTCATCGGCGCCGGTCCGGGTGCCGCCGACCTGATCACGGTGCGCGGGCGGGACGTGCTCGCCGCGTCCCCGGTGTGCCTGTACGCGGGCAGCCTGGTGCCGGTGGAGCTGCTGGAGCACTGCCCGGACGGGGCGCGGCTGGTGGACACCGCGAACCTGGACCTGGACGCGATCCTCGCCGAGCTCGTCGCCGCGCACGAGGCGGGGCTGGACGTGGCGCGGCTGCACTCCGGCGATCCGTCGGTGTTCAGCGCCGTCGCCGAGCAGATGCGCCGCCTCGACGCGGCCGGGGTGCCCTACGACGTGGTGCCCGGGGTGCCCGCGTTCGCCGCCGCAGCGGCGGCGTTGCAGCGCGAGCTCACGGTGCCGGGCGTCGGGCAGACCGTGGTGCTCACCCGCACCTCGGCGCAGGCGACGCCGATGCCCGCGGGCGAGGACCTGGCGACGCTGGGGCTCAGCCGGGCGACGATGGTGCTGCACCTGGCGGTGAACCGGATCGAGGAGCTGGTGGAGCAGCTGGTGCCGAACTACGGCGCGGACTGCCCGGTGGCGGTGGTGGCCGCGGCGAGCCGCGCCGACGAGGTGGTGCTGCGGGGGACGCTCGGCGACATCGCGGCGGCGGTGCGGGCGGCGGGGATCACCCGGACCGCGGTGGTGGTGGTCGGCGAGGTGCTCACCGCGTCGTCCTTCCCCGACAGCCACTTGTACTCAACGACCCGCTGCCGCAGCTGA